A region of Lathamus discolor isolate bLatDis1 chromosome 14, bLatDis1.hap1, whole genome shotgun sequence DNA encodes the following proteins:
- the NUP88 gene encoding nuclear pore complex protein Nup88 has product MAAPPWPQRAAAAPVPRGTPGDVVPARRERRLLAMAAEGGPAEQWRAALPQHEVLSRLREREAAAPAAARPPVIRNLLFGLDGDLLLWDSEHSALHTIGLRRLGGPEAAGLSRYQTLMCINPPLFEVYQTLLSPTQHHVALIGTKGLMVLELPKRWGKNSEFEGGKATVNCSTVPIAERFFTSSTSLTLKHAAWYPCETLEPHIVLLTSDNTIRFYSLKVPHTPIKVIALSDTEEETFTIKKGRAYTASLGETAVAFDFGPLVPVPKNTLGQRGSDEVLAYPLYILYENGETFLTYISLLQSTGNLGKLLGPLPMHPAAEDNYGYDACAVLCLPCVPNILVIATESGMLYHCVVLDGEEDDDQSEKSWDPRSDIIPSLYVFECVELELALKLASGDEEEPLESDFSCPIKLHQDPKCPSRYHCTHEAGVHSVGLTWINKLHKFLSSDEEDKDSLQELGAEQKCFVEHILCTKPLPCRQPAPIRGFWIVSDILGPTMICITNTYECITRPLLSTVHPASPPLLCTREDKEVAVSPLRILATSQHSFEKHIRSILQRSSANPLVLKSADKDAAPPPEECLQLLSRATQVFREEYILKQDLAKEEIQQRVKLLWGQKKKQLEELNYCREERKSLREMAERLADKYEEAKEKQEDIMNRMKKVLRSFHSQLPVLSDSEKDMRKELQTIHDQLQHLSNAIRQVKMKKEYQQKKMERGSSPRKPSISLSAYQSKCIQTVLKEEGEHIREMVKQINDIRSHVNF; this is encoded by the exons ATGGCGGCGCCTCCATGGCCTCAGCGAGCCGCGGCTGCGCCTGTGCCGCGGGGCACGCCGGGAGATGTAGTCCCGGCGCGGAGGGAGCGGCGGCTGCTGGCCATGGCGGCGGAGGGCGGCCCCGCGGAGCAGTGGCGCGCGGCCCTGCCGCAGCACGAGGTGCTCAGCCGCCTCCGGGAGAGAGAGgccgccgcgcccgccgccgcccggccgcCCGTCATCCGCAACCTCCTCTTCGGCCTCGATGGCGACCTCTTGCTCTGGGACAGCGAGCACAGCGCCCTCCACACCATCGGCCTCCGCCGCCTCGGCGGGCCCGAGGCCGCGGGGCTCAGCCGGTACCAG ACCCTGATGTGCATAAACCCACCCCTGTTCGAGGTTTATCAGACGCTGTTAAGCCCCACGCAGCATCACGTGGCGCTCATCGGTACGAAGGGGCTcatggtgctggagctgcctaAACGCTGGGGGAAGAATTCAGAGTTTGAAGGTGGGAAAGCCACGGTGAACTGTAG CACTGTCCCTATTGCGGAAAGGTTCTTCACAAGCTCAACATCTCTGACTTTAAAGCATGCTGCCTGGTATCCCTGCGAGACACTGGAGCCTCATATTGTGCTTTTGACTTCAGATAATACTATACG GTTTTACAGTCTGAAGGTACCTCACACACCTATCAAAGTGATTGCTCTTTCAGACACTGAGGAGGAGACTTTTACAATCAAAAAAGG GAGAGCTTACACAGCATCACTGGGAGAGACCGCGGTGGCGTTTGACTTCGGCCCACTGGTGCCAGTCCCAAAGAACACACTGGGACAGCGAGGCAGTGACGAGGTGCTGGCCTATCCACTTTACATTCTGTATGAAAATGGAGAGACATTCCTCACCTACATCAGCCTGCTGCAGAG CACTGGCAATCTTGGCAAGCTGCTTGGCCCTCTGCCCATGCACCCTGCGGCAGAAGACAACTATGGCTACGATGCTTGTGCTGTCCTTTGCCTGCCCTGTGTTCCAAACATCCTGGTGATTGCCACCGAGTCGGGAATGCTTTATCACTGCGTGGTACTGGATGGAGAAGAGGATGATGATCAG TCAGAAAAGTCATGGGACCCAAGATCTGATATTATTCCTTCCCTGTACGTGTTTGAATGTGTTGAGCTGGAACTTGCACTGAAATTGGCATCAGGAGATGAAGAGGAGCCTTTAGAATCTGACTTCTCTTGCCCAATCAAATTGCATCAAG ATCCAAAATGTCCCTCTCGCTACCACTGCACACACGAAGCTGGTGTCCATAGCGTGGGGCTGACATGGATCAACAAACTGCACAAATTCCTTAGCTCAG ATGAAGAAGACAAAGACAGTTTACAAGAGCTGGGAGCAGAACAGAAGTGCTTTGTTGAACATATTCTTTGTACAAAACCGTTGCCATGCAG GCAGCCTGCTCCGATTCGAGGCTTTTGGATTGTTTCTGACATCCTGGGACCCACAATGATCTGCATCACAAACACCTATGAGTGTATCACGAGGCCTCTCTT AAGTACAGTCCATCCTGCATCCCCTCCACTGCTGTGTACCAGGGAAGACAAGGAAGTTGCTGTTTCCCCTCTCCGTATCCTGGCTACATCACAGCATTCATTTGAGAAGCATATCCGAAGCATCCTGCAGCGCAGTTCTGCCAATCCCTTGGTTCTGAA GTCTGCTGATAAAGATGCTGCTCCTCCCCCTGAAGAATGCCTTCAGCTTCTTAGCAGAGCCACCCAAGTGTTCAGAGAGGAATACATACTGAAACAGGATCTGGCAAAGGAGGAAATTCAGCAAAG agtGAAGCTGCTGTggggacagaaaaagaaacaactggaAGAGCTTAATTACTGTCGGGAGGAAAG GAAAAGCCTGCGGGAAATGGCCGAGCGCTTGGCTGACAAGTACGAGGAAGCCAAAGAGAAGCAAGAAGATATTATGAACAG GATGAAGAAAGTACTTCGGAGTTTCCACTCTCAGCTTCCTGTTCTGTCAGACAGTGAAAAAGACATGAGGAAAGAGCTGCAGACAATACATGACCAGTTGCAGCACCTGAGCAATGCCATCAGACAG GTTAAAATGAAGAAGGAATATCAGCAGAAAAAGATGGAGAGGGGTTCCAGCCCCCGAAAACCCAGCATTAGCCTCAGTGCCTACCAGAGCAAGTGCATCCAAACCGTCCTGAAAGAAGA ggGAGAACACATAAGGGAAATGGTCAAACAGATCAACGACATCAGAAGCCATGTGAACTTCTGA
- the RPAIN gene encoding RPA-interacting protein isoform X2, translating into MEAPPWRSRARWKGRAAPPWKEAYRRRCMERLRSSRAKLLERYRQAGEGPSGAALVRDVMEQEWRALRAPGGPEALPQVLEDPDELAVLEEIQQDLILQEQLVMKEYERSLQVDEECLNAMLDGLDASDKIICPVCRKNNLTVRNHVVFCQCGLYISTQDMTEGKLRSLLENTVTEHSHRCFHNPEFTVTSGMEEETSLLMSCAVCDSWTILL; encoded by the exons ATGGAGGCGCCGCCATGGCGGAGCCGGGCGCGGTGGAagggccgggccgcgccgcccTGGAAGGAGGCCTACCGCCGG CGCTGCATGGagaggctgaggagcagccGGGCGAAGCTGCTGGAGCGGTACCGCCAGGCCGGGGAGGGCCCGAGCGGCGCGGCGCTGGTGCGGGACGTGATGGAGCAGGAGTGGCGGGCGCTGCGGGCCCCGGGCGGGCCGGAGGCGCTGCCGCAG GTGCTAGAGGATCCCGATGAGCTGGCGGTGCTGGAGGAGATCCAGCAAGATCTGATCTTGCAAG AGCAGCTGGTTATGAAGGAGTACGAGCGGAGCCTGCAGGTTGATGAGGAATGCCTCAACGCGATGCTCGATGGCTTGGATGCCAGTGACAAGATCATCTGCCCAGTGTGTAGAAA GAATAACCTGACTGTGAGAAATCATGTGGTTTTTTGCCAGTGTGGGTTATACATCAGCACACAG GATATGACAGAAGGGAAGCTTAGGTCACTCCTAGAAAACACTGTAACAGAGCACAGCCACAGGTGCTTCCACAACCCAGAGTTCACAGTCACCAGTGGGATGGAGGAAGAAACCAGTCTCCTCATGAGCTGTGCG GTCTGTGACTCCTGGACAATTCTCCTGTAA
- the RPAIN gene encoding RPA-interacting protein isoform X1 translates to MEAPPWRSRARWKGRAAPPWKEAYRRRCMERLRSSRAKLLERYRQAGEGPSGAALVRDVMEQEWRALRAPGGPEALPQVLEDPDELAVLEEIQQDLILQEQLVMKEYERSLQVDEECLNAMLDGLDASDKIICPVCRNVGYTSAHRI, encoded by the exons ATGGAGGCGCCGCCATGGCGGAGCCGGGCGCGGTGGAagggccgggccgcgccgcccTGGAAGGAGGCCTACCGCCGG CGCTGCATGGagaggctgaggagcagccGGGCGAAGCTGCTGGAGCGGTACCGCCAGGCCGGGGAGGGCCCGAGCGGCGCGGCGCTGGTGCGGGACGTGATGGAGCAGGAGTGGCGGGCGCTGCGGGCCCCGGGCGGGCCGGAGGCGCTGCCGCAG GTGCTAGAGGATCCCGATGAGCTGGCGGTGCTGGAGGAGATCCAGCAAGATCTGATCTTGCAAG AGCAGCTGGTTATGAAGGAGTACGAGCGGAGCCTGCAGGTTGATGAGGAATGCCTCAACGCGATGCTCGATGGCTTGGATGCCAGTGACAAGATCATCTGCCCAGTGTGTAGAAA TGTGGGTTATACATCAGCACACAG GATATGA